The window ATGGCAATGCTgaaactggaaatgactcaagTCAACTACTTTCTTTAATTTACTGTCTCTTAAGTCCCACGTCCCTTGAATTCCCAGTTTAACTCTATTATCACCTTTCAGTACACTCCGTGATCAAATCACAGTCACTATCACACTCTTAAAATAGGCAAAATAATCAAACTAAGTTAAATGAATTGAGCATTTACTGAACATGTAAACAATCAAACATACCGTATTGACCCgaatataatacgaccccctctttttcaagactcaagtttgaaaaaagactttttgaacaccaaattcaatttttatacagaaaataattgcagtacatctgaaacaaatgattataacaacaTATTccagagaaaatgttattttgcctcattcaaatcatgcaaaaactgtctcacatctgcatttaaatatgtgaactaaagtgcaatcacatttgtaaatgactggcttctggtttttaaaatgtaaataaaccaatctactgtgataaaacaacaaaattgcaatcactgcatgaaccatcaaagtgaagtctgtAACAAATTGATTGGGAGACATCGGGGAGATCGCTGTTCTCCAGCGGCTGGAGGCTgctcgtcctccggggttaacttccagacttcacGCTGGGGAAGAAGGCTGAAGTGCACCAATACAAGATGGACACGCCAGAcggacgtgctgaatcactgaagctgctttattttacttgcactgttcaACAAAACTCCTTTTCCTCcgctatcgctcgcatatctctgtctcctcatTCTTTCTGTCACCgctctgtgctctctctctctttctcactcactAACTCGCTCCCGGGGGGAGGAGCGCACACCCCAgctggacgcacacacacatctcacaacatatgaataaggaaaaacatctcaataaaataatgacaggCGTTCGCTTTGGCCTTGGGAGTTACGTTCAGCATTTGCTGTAAAGACATCTGGCTCCATCTAGCGTTctgaatgggtataatgtctagacagCAAATGTAAGACGACTCCCACTTTTCCAGTcttatttcaatgcaaaaacCACCGTcatatattcgggccaatacggtatattCCGTATGTTCCGATACGTCACTCCGGAGTagaagcataatgacaataaaaaacgAATCCAAATCTCTAATCTCTTAAACACATTTACTGCTTAAAGTTTTTTCTTCGAATCATGCAAATACTGCTGGAAAGAGTTTTTATGTGCAGCGAATGAAGTTAAATAGCTTTCAAGAATGTAAGACGCTGCTGCTTTCACATGATGATCAGAAAATCTATATTGATAGAAGATGCTGCATATTTGTTGTATGTGTTTTGTCTCTGCCATTTATTGACCAAGTATCCTCATCAAAGCTGCTTTCTCCCCTTGTAGTCACTCCTGCTGGCAGAGAAGAAGCAGATTTTTCCTTTTGGATTGGCCGATTGTTCTCCAGGAGCTGCTCTATCAATGGGTTGTAGTTTTGGTGATTTTGCAAGGCTGAAGTCCTCATGGGTCAGGACCATGCTTTTGGCAGCCTTTCTCTTTGTGCTGATGATGTTTGCTATAAAGTCTTCCCCCCTTCTGCTCAACCCCATGGCTTTTAAAAGATCGCCTTCACCTCAATCTTCATTGCCCCGAGCGAACGGCCTCACCCGTTATCAAAATGAGACCCGCCAGCAACTTCCTCATGTTATAATTTTTGGGGTGGCAAAGGCAGGGACATATGCGCTGTTGAAAATGCTCAGCCTTCACAGTGGAGTGGCAGCAGCTCCGAGGGAGGTGCACTTCTTTGACTTGGAAAGTAACTATGAGAAGGGTTATTCTTGGTATGTCAGCCAAATGCCCTTCGCCTTCCCTGACCAGCTGACATTAGAGAAGACCCCTGGTTACTTCGGCAAGAGCtttgtccctgaacgcatccaTCAGATGAACCCTGACATCAAGCTGCTACTCGTCGTCAGAGAGCCCACAGACCGGGTGGTGTCAGTGTACACCCATACATTGTACAAGAATATCATGGATCACAAGATTACCAAGACCTTTGAGGAATTTCTGTTGAATGATGGTCAACTCGATCTGGAACACAAGGGTCTCAATCATAGCTTGTACTATGCTCACATGCAGAACTGGCTCAAGTACTTCCCACTTAAAAGCTTTCACATTGTGGATGGGGATGAGTTGGTCAAGGACCCCGTACCAGAGATGAAAAAGGTGGAGAGATTCTTAGGGCTGGAACCACAAATAAATTCTTCATTTTTTGTCTTCAATGAAGAAAAAGGCTTCTACTGTTTGAAGGAACATGGACAAGAACAATGTTTAGGCAAGAACAAAGGCAGGGCTCACCCTTATGTGGAGCCTGACATCCTCCAGAAGCTCCACCAGTTCTTTCATGAACCCAACAAGAGGTTCTTTAAGCTTGTGGGTCGAACGTTCAACTGgaaatgaatgtttgtgtgtcaaTAATTTGGTGAAGAGTTGATTGAGGATAATCTCTAAgaactgggggtgggggggtcgtgACCGTGTTTCTCAAGAACTACATCACACTGCGTGGTCGGCGCTTAAATAATAGGAAGTCATTAATTCGTTCATACGTGATGTTTATCTACAGTAaggctgcacaaaaaaaaacctcttggGAAGATCCTGTTTAATATAAAAATTGTACCGTAAAATTATGGGGTTAGAGTTAGTCCTGAGCCGCTGCCACAATGGGCCAACGTAACCCAATGTTTCTAAGatgcatgattttttttcaatggtGGAGGGAAACCAGATAATCTGGACGAAAATCCCATTCAGACACAGATAGAACACGGAAACGCTACACAGAACAGCCATGTTGGGAATTCTGCGATTAGAACCCatgaccatcttgctgtgaggtaacagcgctaaccactatgccattGTCCTGTTTAATTGTCAGTATCAAGTTAAGTTCAAAGGACATGATCcaaatgcagacaaaatgaCAAACGTTCTTTAATCATAAAAACCAAAACCATTGAATCTTcaacaatgtaataataaacCTTTTTCTACTTCCTCATCACTCAAACAAAAGAACACCACACTTGGAAAACTTGGAAATGTACAGAAGATGCACCAGTGGAACAAGTATTTCTTCTCACTCAGTCTGCTGTAATTATCTGTTTGTGCTTTGCTTTAGCATTTCCATTTTCTGCATTTGTAATTCTTATTAAATAAAAGTCTTTGTGCAattaaaaatattctgtggTTTATGATCTACTGAAATGCTCACTTTTTTTAATCGTTATATTTTATGCTTTTCTGTACAATTAAACACCACGTTACACATTACATTTCttcttgaaatgtttgtttattgatctgcatgtttgCTGTGTTGCATTCGTTAATTCTACCtcataacaaaacatttaaaggaactcagctgctgcagatatTATTGATTGCAAAAACACGACCTTTTCAAGAAGAGGCCCttataaatgttttgttatAAAAAGAAGTGGCAATGCTgaaactggaaatgactcaagTCAACTactttctttaatttaattcaattcaattcaattcagttttatttatatagcgccagatcacaacagaaagtcatctcaaggtactttacaggattagcagggaaagacctgccgggaaagacagaacccaacttgacccacaagagcaagcactttggcaacagaggcaaggaaaaacaaaagagagactgagagagcGTGTGGCAAAGTATATCTGACGCTATTCCAATCCGACACTGAGGAGGAAGACTTCCATGGTTTCAGTGCacaggaggaaaatgaagaCAGCTCTCAGTGACTTTTACCGGTATGTTTTTTTAACCAGCCCTGTTAGTGCTGTGTTACTTCCGTATTGCTGCTGTGTTACTGCCGCGTTACAGGCACTGTctgctattatttattattaaaactttGAAAACTCTTTCTTTGTACCGTCTTTCTTTGTAAATATCTCATGTTTCAATGTGGGCACATGCGGCTTATGTACAAAATGgtttttcctttaaaaatgtaCTGGGTGCGGCTTATAATCAGGTGTGCTCTATAGTCTGGAAATTACGGTAAATGCGTCACCCTGTATTTGAACCTCACTGGAGTATTTCCACTTGTAGCTGAAACTGCTGTGCACCCAAACCCAACAACAGTGACAACAATGGTGACAAAGAACAAGAGTGATTTTCTGGGTAGGGAATATTCAAGAATTTCCTGGgattgtgtgtgaatgcaaaTTTATGGGGGGAAAGGACAtacttttaaacaataaaagaCTAAATGCCCATTGTTGAGAATGAAAAATGTTGAACATATTCATCTCTAACAAATTTGTTCAGATTACTCTTGTAAATATATGTATTATTAACTCAGTTAAAGATCGTTGATGTTTCTAGGTGACTTTTTGCCATTACGACTTGACTGTCTGTGCTTGCTCACCACACCCTGAATGCCATTCTGTCTCCAGCTGTGTGGTGTACCCAACCCTTAGAAAAGAATGCACCTGCCTAACTTGCTTCAGTAAATTCTCTCAGTCGACTGAGACAGCCATATCATTTCTGCCAAATACTTCACGATTACAACACGGAGCAGATGCAGCAGTGAAGTCTCAACTGATCAGAGGTGAGTTTTTCATGAGATATCACAGATCTTCTGACATCTTGAACTATTGCTGCTGGGAACACAAAATCCAAACCAGGAACCAACACAAaaccttttcctttttgtttgacAGTCTTGATTAACACAATCCGAACATTCAcactccaaaaaataaaaaattctaTTCAAACAGTAGCTCGTTACATTTTCAATGAAACAATCAGAAGATTAAATGTTCGCAAAACTTTGCAATGAtttgataaaatatatttagttaAATGAAATAGAAATCTAATCAGGGATTTAAATGTACATAAAGCTGTTTTCATTGCatgcattttaatgtattttaaattaacAAATCCAAGTTTAGAAACAAGTAATGGGAGTGAATCTTGGAGCCAAAAGCAGCACTCTGTGGCAGGTAGGTCTAAAATGATCTTTTATTGCCACAGTTACAGGAGTCAGTAAACACAAGAAGGCAGATGGAGTCCAGGTAGGGAACAACAAGCTTGTAATTgtggacagaaaacaaaagccaGGACGGAACATCGGAGACAGGCAGAGTCAAACAGGCAATCATGAAAAGCTGGGAAGTCATGCATATGGGAGACAAGTCTAATCAGGGATCAAGTTATACAGGCTTTTGTACACACAACTTCAAGATTTCATATATTTAAGGATTTTCAAATTAACATTTCCTTCAAGGAGATTAGAAAAAGTGTTGTAATATTCATGTGATgtaatgttatataaatatcagCATCAGTGTGTATATAATAATTCACAACTGAAATTCAGGTATTAcataattattaaatataagTTCACTTTTTTGGTCCAGTGAAattaaccaaaaataaaattctctTGTGGACAGTTATGGTCAAAAATGTACagagttattttcttttttctttttttttgctacaaaTGCAAGGCAGCGATATTGCCATTTCTTTGCAGTATTTACCAAATTTCATTTCCTCGAGCTTGTAAATAGGTGGATAATGCGTGAGATTTAGATTCAATGCTTGACATTCCatctttaaatgtgtgtttattgatctgcatatttgCGGTGTTGGATTCGTTAATTCTaccttaaaacaaaaacaaaaaatgtagaaaaatgAGCAACAGGaacgcagctgctgcagatgctatatattaaaaaagacaccATTTTCAAGAAGAGGCACTTATAAATGTTGCattgtatatattttgttaTAAAAAAGTGACAATGCGCTGACTGCTGAAACAGTAAATATCTGACACTATGATGaaagtggctcagtgggttgggtcttgggctgggaagcagagaaATCCACCGGTTCAGGGCCCAGCACAGATGaaatgaggaatgtgtgctggtggctggagagtggccagttttaccctcagagcactgccgaggtgcccttgagcaaggtaattagcattgttttgacaagcttgtaagagtatatgttaGAATTAAGCAATGACatgtcatttattcaattaaattctcAAAACAATGCTAAACTAAACGTGaatgttttaccatttgtgactcatatttcCAGTCACATTAACtctaaaatgcattttgagtttaatatacttttggaaagttgtgtgaaggttctcagcatcctaaagacagcacaatattgtgtttgtgctcattaagaaagatgcatcatattgaactgtcactgaatgcagttttagtccatgcataaGGTACGACTAgaaaatttgtttattttgtaatttccaattaacctgACACGgaccggtcagagtcaaccaaagggccgtatgtGGCCCTGGGGCCatacaatgcccaggtctgtaCTAGGGTGGAGACGGAAtttggttgtgtgtttgcattgaCAATAAAAAACTAATCTTAATCTCGAATCTCTTAAACACATTTACTGCTTAAAGCTTTTCTTGGAATCATGCAAATACTGCTGGGAAGAGTTTTTATGTGCAGCGAATGAAGTTAAATAGCTTTCAAGAATGTAAGACGCTGCTGCTTTCACATCATGATCAGAAAATCTATATTGATAGAAGATGCTGCATATTTGTTGGATGTGTTTTGTCTCTGCCATTTATTGACCATTGTATCCTCATCAAAGCTGCTTTCTCCCCTTGTAGTCACTCCTGCTGGCAGAGAAGAAGCAGATTTTTCCTTTTGGAGTGGACGATTGTCCTCCAGGAGCTGCTCTATCAATGGGTTGTAGTTTTGCTGATTTTGTCAGGCTGAAGTCCTCATGGGTCAGGACCTTGCTTTTGGCAGCCTTCCTCTTTGTGCTGATAATTTTTGCTATAAAGTCTTCCCCCATTCTCCTCAACCCCATGGCTGATAAGAGGCCGCCTTCTTTCCGAACTTCATCGCCCCGTGGAAATGGGGCCACCCGTTACCAAAACGAGACCCTCCAGCAACTTCCTCGTGCTATAATTATTGGGGTAAGAAAGGCGGGGACACGGGCGCTGCTAGAAATGCTTAACCTCCACAGTGGAGTGGCAGCAGCTCTGGAGGAGGTGCACTTCTTTGATAGGAAAACGTCCTACAAGATGGGCTTTCCTTGGTATGCCAGCCAAATGCCCTACTCCTTCCCTGACCAGCTGACATTAGAGAAGACCCCTGCTTACTTCACCACTAAACatgtccctgaacgcatccaTCAGATGAATCCTGACATCAAGCTGATACTCATTGTCAGAGAGCCCACAGACCGGGTGGTGTCGGACTACACCGAGTTATACCACATGCATATCGTTACGCAAGAGATCACTGGGACTGTTGAGGATATTCTGTTGAAGGACGGTGAGATCAATATGGAAGAAGATATTATCAGTTGTAGCTTGTACTATGTTCACATGGAGAACTGGCTCAAGTACTTCCCACTTAAAAACTTTCACATTGTGGATGGGGATGAGTTGGTCAAGGACCCCGTATCAGAGATGAAAAAGGTGGAGAGATTCTTAGGGCTGGAACCACAAATAAATTCTTCATTTTTTGTCTTCAATGAAGAAAAAGGTTTCTACTGTTTGAAAAGCAATGAGCAAGAACAATGTTTAGGCAAGAACAAAGGCAGGGCTCACCCTTATGTGGAGCCTGACATCCTCCAGAAGCTCCACCAGTTCTTTCATGAACCCAACAAGAGGTTCTTTAAGCTTGTGGGTCGTACGTTCAACTGGaaatgaatgtctgtgtgtCAGTAATTT of the Brachionichthys hirsutus isolate HB-005 chromosome 6, CSIRO-AGI_Bhir_v1, whole genome shotgun sequence genome contains:
- the LOC137894853 gene encoding heparan sulfate glucosamine 3-O-sulfotransferase 1-like codes for the protein MGCSFADFVRLKSSWVRTLLLAAFLFVLIIFAIKSSPILLNPMADKRPPSFRTSSPRGNGATRYQNETLQQLPRAIIIGVRKAGTRALLEMLNLHSGVAAALEEVHFFDRKTSYKMGFPWYASQMPYSFPDQLTLEKTPAYFTTKHVPERIHQMNPDIKLILIVREPTDRVVSDYTELYHMHIVTQEITGTVEDILLKDGEINMEEDIISCSLYYVHMENWLKYFPLKNFHIVDGDELVKDPVSEMKKVERFLGLEPQINSSFFVFNEEKGFYCLKSNEQEQCLGKNKGRAHPYVEPDILQKLHQFFHEPNKRFFKLVGRTFNWK
- the LOC137894902 gene encoding heparan sulfate glucosamine 3-O-sulfotransferase 1-like translates to MLLAAFLFVLMMFAIKSSPLLLNPMAFKRSPSPQSSLPRANGLTRYQNETRQQLPHVIIFGVAKAGTYALLKMLSLHSGVAAAPREVHFFDLESNYEKGYSWYVSQMPFAFPDQLTLEKTPGYFGKSFVPERIHQMNPDIKLLLVVREPTDRVVSVYTHTLYKNIMDHKITKTFEEFLLNDGQLDLEHKGLNHSLYYAHMQNWLKYFPLKSFHIVDGDELVKDPVPEMKKVERFLGLEPQINSSFFVFNEEKGFYCLKEHGQEQCLGKNKGRAHPYVEPDILQKLHQFFHEPNKRFFKLVGRTFNWK